The Parashewanella tropica genome window below encodes:
- the hflD gene encoding high frequency lysogenization protein HflD, with protein MDKQSSEQAIAFAGILYALKQVQQVARTDEYDTESVEASLNTLLVTDPDNILDIYQDRSIVIDGSKAIVDQLESDKKDMELTRYLVGVLSLERKLARSGQMGILAERISQIKRQTAHFNINDNQIINNIASIYSDLISNLGPKIMIIGNPKILHKDITQERVRALLLSAIRSAVLWRQLGGKRRELVFFRKRMINAAKHNLKNI; from the coding sequence ATGGATAAGCAAAGCTCGGAGCAAGCCATCGCATTTGCAGGAATACTTTATGCGCTTAAACAAGTGCAACAAGTAGCCAGAACCGATGAATATGATACGGAATCTGTTGAGGCTAGCTTAAACACCCTGTTAGTTACCGATCCAGATAATATCCTAGATATCTATCAAGATCGCTCAATTGTTATTGATGGCTCTAAAGCCATCGTTGATCAATTAGAAAGTGACAAAAAAGATATGGAGCTGACTCGCTATCTTGTTGGTGTTCTATCTTTAGAGCGCAAATTAGCTCGCTCTGGTCAAATGGGAATTCTTGCAGAGCGCATTTCTCAAATTAAACGTCAAACCGCTCATTTTAATATTAATGACAACCAAATCATCAACAACATCGCTAGCATCTACAGTGATTTGATCAGTAACCTTGGCCCCAAAATCATGATTATAGGTAACCCCAAGATACTACATAAAGATATCACCCAAGAACGTGTTCGAGCATTACTGCTTTCAGCGATAAGAAGCGCCGTATTATGGCGCCAACTAGGCGGCAAACGCAGAGAGTTGGTTTTCTTTAGAAAACGCATGATCAATGCCGCAAAGCATAATTTAAAAAATATATAA